One stretch of Oncorhynchus tshawytscha isolate Ot180627B linkage group LG21, Otsh_v2.0, whole genome shotgun sequence DNA includes these proteins:
- the tdo2a gene encoding tryptophan 2,3-dioxygenase A — MSGGCPYFEKKHLLFKSKLHLNEEEADDSQKGINKASKGGIIYGDYLQLDKVVTAQVLQSELKGNKIHDEHLFIVTHQAYELWFKQILWELDSVREIFISGHVRDERNMLKVNTRIHRIVMIFRLLVDQFSVLETMTALDFYDFREYLSPASGFQSLQFRLLENKIGVPDNLRVPYNRRHYRDNFKGHESEMLLSSENEPCLLKLVEKWLERTPGLEGDGFNFWKKLEANIFEGLCLEKKKITKMPDSEEKEEMMEELTKQKELFTSLFDIKRHEHLLSKGERRISYKALQGALMIYFYREEPRFQVPFQLLSNLMDIDTLMTKWRYNHVCMVHRMIGSKAGTGGSSGYHYLRSTVSDRYKVFVDLFNLATFLIPRHWVPKLDPNEHTFLFTAEYCDSSYCSSEDSD, encoded by the exons ATGAGTGGTGGATGTCCATACTTTGAGAAGAAGCACTT GTTATTCAAGAGCAAGCTGCATCTGAATGAGGAGGAGGCAGATGACTCTCAAAAAGGAATTAACAAGGCCAGCAAAGGTGGCATCATCTATGGTGACTACCTTCAG CTTGACAAGGTTGTGACGGCCCAAGTTCTTCAGAGTGAACTGAAAGGGAACAAGATCCACGATGAACATCTTTTCATTGTCACCCATCAAG catATGAACTCTGGTTCAAGCAGATTCTTTGGGAACTGGATTCAGTGCGAGAGATTTTCATTAGTGGACAT GTTCGTGATGAACGCAACATGCTAAAGGTCAACACCCGCATACATAGGATCGTTATGATCTTCAGGCTGCTGGTCGACCAGTTCTCCGTGCTCGAGACAATGACCGCCTTGGACTTCTATGACTTCAG agagtaTCTGTCCCCTGCCTCCGGGTTCCAAAGTCTCCAATTCCGTCTGTTGGAGAACAAGATTGGGGTCCCTGACAACCTGAGGGTCCCCTACAACAGGCGTCACTACAGGGACAACTTCAAAGGACATGAGAGTGAGATGCTGCTCAGTTCTGAGAATGAGCCTTGTCTGCTGAAATTGGTAGAG AAATGGCTGGAAAGGACCCCAGGTCTTGAAGGCGATGGGTTCAACTTTTGGAAAAAACTGGAAGCCAACATCTTTGAAGGATTGTGTCTTGAGAAAAAGAAAATCACG AAAATGCCAGActctgaggagaaggaggagatgatGGAAGAGCTGACGAAGCAAAAAGAGCTCTTCACTTCTCTGTTTGACATCAAAAGACATGAGCATCTTTTGAGCAAAG GTGAGAGACGGATCTCCTACAAGGCTCTCCAAGGAGCTCTGATGATTTACTTCTACAG GGAGGAGCCCAGGTTCCAGGTTCCCTTCCAACTCCTGTCCAACCTGATGGACATTGACACCCTCATGACAAAATGGAGAT ACAACCATGTGTGCATGGTGCACAGAATGATTGGTAGCAAAGCAGGCACTGGAGGCTCCTCTGGCTACCACTACCTGCGCTCTACTGTCAG TGATCGCTACAAAGTCTTTGTGGATCTCTTCAACCTGGCCACATTTTTGATACCTCGGCATTGGGTGCCCAAGCTGGACCCCAATGAGCACACATTCCTGTTCACTGCAGAGTACTGTGACAGCTCCTACTGCAGTAGTGAGGATTCAGACTAG
- the ctso gene encoding cathepsin O, with the protein MTGVPLFLMFLLNLGILTFSDVVRCSGVWQTIRKSNCSADTDVDFESFRKQFHRNYKLHSDCYHRRRSYFKNSIKRHAYLNSLSTDKDSAKYGINQFSDLSINEFRDLYLTATAETVPPYSGLKTEGLPAKFDWRDQSAVGSVQNQQACGGCWAFSVVGAIESVYAKSGQPLKQLSVQQVIDCSYKNQGCNGGSITRALSWLKQTRVKLVKQSEYPYKAETGICHLFSQSHDGVLVKDFAAHDFSGLEEAMMARLVEWGPLAVTVDAISWQDYLGGIMQHHCSCHHANHAVLVTGYDTTGDVPYWIVQNSWGTSWGNEGYVYIKMGGNVCGIADSVTAVFL; encoded by the exons ATGACGGGTGTTCCATTGTTTCTCATGTTCCTCCTAAATTTAGGCATACTTACTTTTTCCGATGTTGTTCGTTGTAGTGGCGTTTGGCAAACTATCAGGAAGTCCAACTGCTCTGCAGACACTGATGTTGATTTTGAGTCGTTTCGGAAACAATTTCATCGGAATTATAAACTCCACAGTGATTGTTATCATCGGCGCAGATCTTATTTTAAG AATTCCATCAAAAGGCATGCATACCTGAACTCATTGTCAACAGACAAAGACTCCGCAAAATATGGCATTAACCAGTTCTCGGATTTATCAATAAATGAATTCAGAG ACCTGTATTTGACTGCCACAGCTGAAACAGTCCCTCCCTACTCAGGACTGAAGACAGAGGGACTGCCTGCCAAGTTTGACTGGAGGGACCAGTCTGCAGTCGGATCAGTACAGAATCAACAAGCA TGTGGAGGTTGCTGGGCGTTCAGTGTTGTGGGTGCCATAGAGTCAGTCTATGCCAAATCAGGCCAGCCATTGAAACAGCTCAGTGTGCAACAAGTCATTGACTGTTCCTACAAGAACCAGGGCTGCAATGGAGGCTCCATTACCAGGGCCTTGAGCTGGCTGAAACAG ACTAGGGTTAAGTTGGTGAAACAGTCAGAATACCCATATAAGGCCGAGACTGGAATTTGCCATTTATTTTCTCAGTCACATGATGGTGTTTTGGTGAAGGACTTTGCTGCCCATGATTTCAG TGGGCTTGAGGAGGCTATGATGGCCAGGTTGGTGGAGTGGGGACCCTTGGCTGTGACTGTGGATGCCATCAGTTGGCAGGACTATCTGGGTGGCATCATGCAGCACCACTGCTCCTGCCACCATGCCAACCATGCTGTGCTGGTCACTGGTTATGACACCACAG GTGACGTGCCATACTGGATAGTACAAAACTCATGGGGAACGTCATGGGGTAACGAAGGTTATGTTTACATTAAAATGGGAGGCAATGTTTGTG GTATTGCAGACTCTGTGACTGCTGTCTTCCTGTGA